A window from Temnothorax longispinosus isolate EJ_2023e chromosome 1, Tlon_JGU_v1, whole genome shotgun sequence encodes these proteins:
- the LOC139817321 gene encoding uncharacterized protein isoform X2 yields the protein MQNWNQWQLSAGVTTPVPQPPIGYAAPGADPMTLMQSHMQYYNQPAPSGYTPEQWAAAQQQGWAQWQQWQQQYQQWQAQYGDKYQEMKHLSAQDMNLTSQMQVSSNVQPPPLPKEETRPPLPPATTNTYQFTNLPPPHQNNLPLFPSKESANKTMSQANVTNYPPNPPLPTTSQPPLPPEIAENRENVTAEKSNSNVISESNSGKKLNLEDDELTETEKTFDAQFKQWEEQFNGWKQQNANHPDKAQYKHYEAKWTSWREKLLERREQMRKKREQQKQAAAKAEAEKNKSIPGDDKILNILSNTDNQRLINNLLGIGKTLGLTGKQNIPASLLPPPPPPPVPETTNSNNQPATQGMQQTPSQVNMIRPAAPNWSNQQQWGNQQYNPRMEAPGYGPGMSTMPPTMLSTPDVGPPQMASSNFAQPQLNLPSNITPNFSQPPPNFSGNNRMQLQNVKAPGPANMKDCPPFGSANSSSTNVPFMHPNDRPPHNFDGQPNFRRGDQERFGRDNTNPNLHEQDQFRPSTDTFDKVDAQRFRRDDRNFSDFGNNQLNSQNNFNPDNDRFGPANDRFGPGNDRFNRETNRFGPMGSDRFASGGDRFGSNNDRPGSDQFNNEWFGQEGDRFKPGNDRLEMDKDRRGPGNDRFPDNERLGSDRFVPGGQFVSGTDRFDSKDRFFSGNDRFGSNSEHFRPNDRFGRDNADYFDPKDTTDHRRDSFGTNTRSFNRNPSFSPPNELPPELRKLMEKRKAAGDVFRPSFIDSDKTTSVGSLSESFKKITGDSPFRSSFDFQKTPPNRSGLISSGPSSFQSHPSDLGQISTSSYGPRRMDHLFNRDNEPPFRGHPDNFAKHNPIDHNEQIGKNMETRPHPNQSQPTNIQSLDAVKQSEKIETAESDSSLQTGNIADAKDTEAMQTNEANDSTKQNDTVTLDGSKNNNGAIEVIVINDDNPLKQDDKQSDNQIKNNTEKVNESNNDSIIKQPESLPFMGENDSRPVDLNMEPPPELPNLCPVSTDSSQNVPLNPNKDFDRKGPADNQFDMRFNNFGPKGMEFKSGVPFGPRGPSMFGPRGPRAFPTGPPSGPPSLLSQSSMDIQLGPRGPKDGQLGLNVPTESRFSPRRFIEEQYGDRDRNNELSEPPNNEKFDSRGPIDKSIGQFEPRAPVNAKFGLRGPIDRQIGPRGPIDLPFLPRNPGPFGPRGNNLQFGSRGINDRLDSRILSERPFGPRGPNEGSYGFKSFSDALFGKRLSDSQFGAMKSNKFDKTNEVPFDKRPPFDDSGSFGFSDERTLGSQRSNEGMTGPRGSNELISLSSNDALLPPNSKNFNVNRFESRDSNSGPFGSSDFKAKGPMTDSTNVNFPPPSDSLLNRSDYIRRNPCIRKEQFEDNIFAKRARYENPKPGEEFNRSCLDKNLDIEMRKGNTSEYVRRIPDPNKKELDTAPRPGYGPNDTWKDKFGNIQKSDAEQHNIIDRNVPNKFDERSRIEPKGGQEFCVQRQFNYNHGEGDKKFVESLLFTPTKVIDYGHVSRPLTMDQHLSSAQSFDYGHGNLKPAVNREQQQQHYPKRDFRNWVENEQNLREYTEKMSNYENTKGHKPRNYAMNYEMRKSVDYNKRKEHDWQSNKKTDEEKNGDRKERGYNPESESRIFERNDNDQSDRYQNDRNIHKDIERIQETRDSFRREMNKDNDKDDNRLKGNVNWQENSNKNVVDTKLQEISLSLDTKKNVAESTTTTLELAKMPNYTMVDDLLCPPGRQNRPPKIAIILRGPPGSGKSFVAKLIKDKEVEQGGSPPRILSLDDYFLVEKEIETKDDNGKKVTVKEMVYEYEEAVEQSYITSLVKAFKKNITDGFFNFIILDCINEKISDYEEMWSFAKTKGFKVYICEMEMDLQICLKRNIHNRTEEEINRIIDYFEPTPSYHQKLDVNSVLQDQAIEEVDMEDSQETQEQSTAQTEDSQDSQEDAQDTIGVSKWERMEAEDKLDRLDGLARRKNEAKPQTMEDFLQVPDYYNMEDTSGKKRVRWADLEERKEQEKMRAVGFVVGHTNWDRMMDPTKGGSALTRTKFFTLS from the exons atgcaaaattggAACCAATGGCAGTTGTCAGCTGGTGTCACTACCCCAGTGCCGCAACCACCAATTGGCTATGCTGCACCAGGCGCAGATCCCATGACCCTGATGCAAAGTCATATGCAGTATTATAATCAACCA gcGCCTAGCGGATATACACCAGAGCAATGGGCAGCTGCACAACAGCAAGGTTGGGCTCAATGGCAACAATGGCAACAACAATATCAACAATGGCAGGCACAATATGGTGACaag TATCAGGAGATGAAGCATTTGTCAGCGCAGGATATGAACTTGACGAGTCAAATGCAAGTGTCATCAAATGTGCAACCACCGCCTCTTCCCAAGGAGGAAACGCGACCTCCTTTGCCCCCCGCTACCACAAATACATATCAATTTACAAACCTGCCACCCCCGCACCAAAACAATCTTCCATTATTCCCCTCGAAAGAATCTGCCAATAAGACGATGTCGCAAGcaaatgtaacaaattatcCTCCGAATCCACCATTACCTACCACGAGCCAACCACCTTTACCACCTGAAATCGCTGAGAATAGGGAGAATGTCACAGCTGAAAAATCCAATAGTAATGTAATTAGTGAATCCAATAGTGGTAAAAAATTGAACTTAGAAGATGACGAATTGACCGAAACTGAGAAAACATTTGACGCACAGTTCAAACAGTGGGAAGAACAGTTTAATGGCTGGAAGCAGCAAAACGCTAATCATCCAGACAAG GCCCAGTATAAACATTACGAAGCAAAATGGACATCATGGCGTGAGAAACTTCTCGAACGGCGTGAGCAGATGCGCAAGAAACGCGAGCAACAGAAACAGGCTGCCGCGAAAGCAGAAGCTGAAAAGAACAAGAGCATACCTGGCGATGATAAAATACTAAACATCTTATCTAACACCGACAATCAGCGATTGATCAACAATCTATTGGGTATTGGGAAAACTTTGGGTCTTACAGGGAAGCAAAATATTCCCGCATCTTTATTGCCCCCGCCACCGCCTCCACCGGTGCCGGAAACCACGAATTCTAATAATCAACCTGCCACACAAGGGATGCAGCAAACTCCGTCGCAAGTGAACATGATTAGACCCGCAGCACCAAATTGGTCGAATCAACAACAATGGGGAAATCAACAATATAATCCCAGAATGGAAGCGCCGGGGTACGGTCCAGGAATGTCGACAATGCCTCCGACAATGCTCTCAACACCGGATGTTGGGCCACCTCAAATGGCCTCGTCAAATTTTGCACAACCACAGTTGAATCTGCCAAGTAACATCACACCAAACTTTTCACAACCTCCGCCAAATTTTTCTGGTAATAATCGAATGCAATTGCAAAATGTGAAAGCGCCGGGTCCAGCAAACATGAAAGATTGTCCTCCGTTTGGTTCGGCTAATTCTTCAAGTACGAATGTGCCTTTTATGCATCCAAACGATCGACCACCTCACAATTTTGACGGACAGCCTAACTTTAGAAGAGGCGATCAGGAACGTTTCGGACGAGATAATACTAATCCAAATTTGCACGAACAAGATCAGTTTAGACCTTCTACTGATACTTTTGACAAAGTCGACGCACAACGTTTCAGAAGAGACGATAGAAATTTCAGTGATTTTGggaataatcaattaaattcgcagaataattttaatccaGATAATGATCGATTTGGACCAGCAAATGACCGTTTTGGACCAGGGAATGATCGTTTCAATAGGGAGACCAATCGGTTTGGACCGATGGGAAGTGATAGGTTTGCATCGGGAGGTGATCGATTCGGATCAAACAACGATCGTCCAGGATCTGATCAATTTAACAATGAATGGTTTGGACAGGAGGGTGATCGATTTAAACCTGGAAATGATCGACTCGAGATGGACAAGGATCGCCGTGGACCTGGAAACGATCGATTTCCAGATAATGAGCGACTTGGGTCGGATCGGTTTGTACCAGGTGGACAATTTGTTTCTGGAACTGATCGTTTTGACTCTAAAGATCGTTTCTTCTCTGGTAATGATCGATTTGGTTCTAATAGCGAACATTTTCGTCCGAACGATCGATTTGGTAGAGATAACGCAGATTATTTCGATCCAAAAGATACAACTGATCACAGACGAGACAGTTTCGGTACTAATACTCGAAGTTTCAATAGAAATCCATCATTTAGTCCGCCGAACGAGCTACCGCCAGAACTAAGGAAACTCATGGAAAAGCGAAAAGCAGCAGGGGATGTATTCAGGCCAAGCTTTATTGATTCCGATAAAACCACCAGTGTTGGTTCTCTTAGCGAGAGCTTCAAAAAGATTACCGGTGACTCACCCTTTAGAAGCTCCTTCGATTTTCAAAAGACTCCACCAAATCGTAGTGGATTAATAAGTAGTGGACCATCAAGTTTTCAATCACATCCTTCCGACTTGGGACAAATTTCCACCTCGTCGTATGGACCACGTCGTATGGATCACCTTTTCAACCGCGATAACGAACCTCCTTTCAGAGGACATCCAGACAACTTTGCTAAACACAATCCCATAGATCATAATGAACAAATAGGGAAGAATATGGAAACCAGACCGCATCCCAATCAGTCTCAGCCAACAAATATTCAGTCTCTAGATGCAGTTAAACAATCTGAAAAGATTGAAACTGCTGAGTCCGATTCTTCGCTGCAAACTGGTAATATTGCAGATGCAAAAGATACAGAAGCGATGCAAACGAATGAGGCTAATGATTCTACTAAGCAAAACGACACCGTTACTTTGGATGGCTCGAAGAATAATAATGGGGCAATAGAGGTTATAGTTATTAACGATGATAATCCTTTGAAACAGGATGACAAGCAATCtgataatcaaataaaaaacaacACCGAAAAAGTAAATGAATCTAATAACGATAGCATTATTAAACAGCCTGAAAGCTTGCCCTTCATGGGTGAAAATGATTCACGGCCAGTGGATTTGAACATGGAACCACCACCGGAGCTGCCCAATTTGTGTCCTGTTTCTACGGACTCCAGTCAAAATGTGCCGTTGAATCCGAACAAAGATTTTGATAGAAAGGGACCAGCCGATAATCAGTTTGATAtgcgttttaataattttggcCCCAAGGGGATGGAATTTAAATCTGGTGTGCCATTTGGACCTCGGGGACCGTCAATGTTTGGCCCTAGAGGTCCTCGCGCGTTTCCAACTGGTCCTCCGTCAGGTCCTCCTTCACTTTTATCGCAAAGTTCTATGGATATACAATTGGGCCCACGAGGTCCCAAAGATGGTCAACTTGGACTTAATGTACCTACTGAAAGTCGATTTAGCCCTAGAAGATTCATTGAAGAGCAATATGGTGATCGAGATCGCAATAATGAGTTATCTGAACCTCcaaataatgagaaatttgATTCACGTGGTCCGATAGACAAGTCAATTGGTCAGTTTGAACCTCGAGCGCCGGTAAATGCAAAGTTCGGCCTGAGAGGACCCATTGATCGACAGATTGGACCAAGGGGACCAATTGATTTACCATTTTTACCGCGAAATCCTGGTCCATTTGGACCCAGAGGCAACAATTTGCAATTTGGCTCTAGAGGAATTAATGATCGTTTGGATTCCCGAATACTTTCCGAAAGACCATTTGGTCCGCGAGGGCCTAATGAAGGATCATATggttttaaaagttttagtGATGCACTTTTCGGTAAACGTCTTTCAGACTCGCAGTTCGGCGCTATGAAATCTAATAAGTTTGATAAAACGAATGAGGTACCGTTTGATAAGAGACCTCCTTTCGATGACAGTGGATCTTTTGGTTTTTCTGACGAAAGAACTCTTGGTTCTCAAAGATCTAATGAAGGTATGACTGGTCCCCGTGGTTCTAATGAACTTATTTCTCTTAGTTCAAATGATGCTCTGCTTCCACCTAACTCGAAGAATTTCAATGTGAACCGATTTGAATCCCGAGATTCTAACAGTGGACCTTTCGGATCGTCGGACTTCAAAGCGAAAGGTCCGATGACTGATTCAACTAATGTGAATTTTCCACCTCCAAGCGATTCTTTGCTCAATCGCAGCGATTACATACGTAGAAACCCCTGTATCAGAAAAGAACAGTttgaagataatatttttgctaAGAGGGCCAGATATGAAAACCCAAAACCGGGTGAAGAATTCAATAGAAGTTGTCTGGACAAAAATCTCGACATAGAAATGCGGAAAGGTAACACCAGTGAGTATGTTAGACGTATACCTGAtcctaataaaaaagaattagataCTGCACCTCGTCCGGGATACGGACCGAACGACACTTGGAAGGATAAGTTCGGCAACATTCAGAAGTCCGATGCAGAGCAACACAATATAATCGACAGAAACGTTCCAAATAAGTTCGACGAGAGATCGAGGATCGAACCAAAG GGTGGTCAAGAATTTTGCGTACAGaggcaatttaattataatcacgGCGAAGGTGATAAGAAATTCGTTGAATCGCTTCTCTTCACTCCGACGAAGGTGATTGATTACGGGCACGTATCTCGTCCTTTGACTATGGATCAGCATCTGTCATCGGCCCAGTCCTTTGATTACGGTCATGGGAATTTAAAACCAGCAGTTAATCGcgaacagcaacagcagcattATCCGAAGAGAGATTTTAGAAACTGGGTGGAGAATGAGCAGAATCTGAGGGAATATACTGAAAAGATGAGCAACTATGAAAATACCAAAGGACATAAACCGAGGAATTACGCGATGAATTACGAGATGCGCAAATCTGTGGATTATAATAAACGAAAGGAACATGATTGGCAATCGAATAAGAAAACCGACGAGGAGAAGAACGGTGATCGTAAAGAGAGAGGATATAATCCTGAATCAGAATCTCGAATTTTTGAACGAAATGATAATGATCAGAGCGACCGATATCAAAATGATAGAAATATTCACAaag ATATAGAACGGATTCAAGAGACACGTGATAGTTTCCGAAGGGAAATGAATAAAGACAATGACAAAGATGATAATAG ATTGAAAGGAAATGTTAACTGGCAGGAGAATTCAAACAAAAACGTCGTAGATACAAAACTACAAGAGATCAG CCTTTCCCTAGACACAAAGAAAAATGTTGCGGAATCAACTACGACAACCTTGGAATTGGCAAAAATGCCAAATTACACCATGGTCGATGACCTATTGTGCCCACCGGGTCGCCAGAACAGACCACCAAAAATAGCTATCATCCTCAGAGGACCACCGGGCAGCGGCAAGTCTTTTGTGGCTAAACTTATTAAG GATAAAGAGGTCGAGCAAGGTGGCTCTCCGCCAAGAATACTGAGTTTAGATGATTACTTCCTCGTAGAAAAGGAAATAGAGACTAAGGATGATAATGGAAAGAAAGTCACagttaag GAAATGGTATACGAATACGAAGAGGCTGTGGAGCAGAGTTACATAACATCTCTCGTTAAAgctttcaagaaaaatataaccgatggattctttaattttatcatattggaCTGCATTAACGAGAAGATTTCGGATTATGAAGAGATGTGGAGTTTCGCAAAAACAAAAGGTTTTAAA GTATACATATGCGAGATGGAGATGGATCTGCAGATATGCTTGAAGAGAAATATTCACAACCGTACTGAGGAAGAAATTAATCGGATTATAGATTACTTTGAACCAACGCCCAGCTATCATCAGAAGCTAGATGTAAACTCAGTGCTGCAAGATCAGGCAATAGAAgag GTGGATATGGAGGATAGTCAAGAGACGCAGGAGCAATCTACCGCACAAACTGAAGATAGTCAAGATAGCCAGGAAGATGCTCAAGatacaatt GGTGTTAGTAAGTGGGAGAGAATGGAAGCTGAAGATAAACTAG atCGATTGGACGGTTTGGCAAGAAGAAAGAACGAAGCAAAACCGCAAACTATGGAAGATTTCTTACAAGTTCCTGATTACTACAATATGGAAGATACTTCTGGTAAAAAACGA GTACGTTGGGCCGATCTAGAAGAGCGTAAAGAGCAGGAAAAGATGCGCGCTGTCGGCTTTGTTGTTGGGCATACTAACTGGGATCGAATGATGGATCCTACGAAAGGTGGAAGCGCCTTAACACGCACAAA gtTTTTTACGCTGTCATAG